The Toxorhynchites rutilus septentrionalis strain SRP chromosome 3, ASM2978413v1, whole genome shotgun sequence genome includes a region encoding these proteins:
- the LOC129775635 gene encoding histone-arginine methyltransferase CARMER translates to MCEQLARLHGCNVSIIGDNDSLVNKYGHNVTIACGYDPQGMSVRVLRENTQHQLEEYPVNSKTTHLNHGTTSQILIVGGDMLYIKFASKADCKLFRQLLQKMSGKVNSVFNLRTEDSSASQYFQFYGYLSQQQNMMQDFVRTSTYQRAIYGNSQDFLNKIVLDVGAGSGILSFFAVQAGAARVYAVEASNMAQYAQQLVQSNNLEEKITVIAGKIEEIELPEMVDVIISEPMGYMLYNERMLETYLHGKKWLKPEGKMFPSRGDLHVAPFTDEALYMEQYNKANFWMQTEFHGVNLVALRDAAMKEYFRQPIVDTFDIRICIAKSIRHTTNFLTADEKDLHRIQIDVEFHILETGTCHGLAFWFDVEFAGSCSQIWLSTAPTESLTHWYQVRCLLQTPIFVKQGQVLSGKVILAANQRQSYDVEIDLKLEGTIISSSNTLDLKNPYFRYTGAPVPAPPGSNTTSPSEAYWGQLDAQGARNAVNLVNGITVNGLGEVDMSIINTNLMPIGNQPNIHPGLISSTGRQQSQQQQVTPTQQLAMNPTIACAATSTQNVAQQQLIGGAISPSLFTTPTQQIINSHHAQPIHGNQFY, encoded by the exons ATGTGTGAACAACTGGCGAGATTGCACGGATGCAACGTTTCCATTATCGGCGACAACGATAGTCTTGTTAATAAATATGGCCACAATGTTACAATCGCCTGTGGCTACGACCCGCAGGGAATGAGTGTCCGTGTTCTAAGGGAAAATACTCAACATCAGCTGGAAGAATACCCTGTCAATTCCAAAACGACTCATCTCAACCATGGCACAACATCACAGATTCTGATAGTGGGCGGCGATATGCTTTACATCAAGTTCGCATCCAAAGCCGACTGCAAACTGTTCCGACAGCTGCTGCAGAAAATGTCCGGAAAAGTCAACTCAGTATTCAACCTTCGCACGGAGGACTCTTCAGCATCACAGTATTTTCAGTTTTACGGTTATCTCTCGCAGCAGCAGAATATGATGCAGGATTTCGTCCGAACTAGCACTTATCAACGAGCAATATATGGTAATTCGCAGGACTTCCTGAACAAGATCGTGCTTGACGTCGGTGCTGGCTCTG GTATCCTTTCTTTCTTCGCGGTTCAAGCTGGTGCGGCTAGAGTTTACGCGGTGGAGGCTAGCAATATGGCCCAGTATGCCCAGCAGCTGGTTCAGTCGAATAATCTCGAAGAAAAAATCACTGTGATTGCCGGCAAAATAGAGGAAATTGAACTTCCAGAGATGGTGGATGTAATTATCTCCGAGCCCATGGGTTACATGCTATATAACGAACGTATGCTGGAAACCTATCTTCATGGTAAAAAATGGTTAAAACCAGAGGGAAAGATGTTTCCGTCAAGGGGAGATCTTCATGTGGCTCCATTCACCGATGAAGCTCTCTATATGGAACAATACAATAAGGCTAATTTTTGGATGCAGACTGAATTTCACGGAGTTAACTTAGTCGCACTCAGAGATGCGGCGATGAAGGAATACTTCCGACAACCGATCGTTGATACGttcgatatacgtatatgcatAGCTAAATCAATCAGACATACCACCAACTTTTTGACTGCAGATGAGAAAGACCTGCATCGAATCCAAATTGATGTAGAGTTCCATATTTTAGAAACTGGTACTTGTCACGGGTTGGCCTTTTGGTTCGATGTGGAGTTCGCCGGATCATGCTCTCAAATTTGGCTGTCTACTGCCCCAACGGAATCGTTGACGCATTGGTATCAAGTGCGTTGTTTGTTGCAAACCCCGATTTTCGTAAAGCAAGGCCAGGTACTCTCGGGTAAAGTTATCCTAGCGGCAAATCAACGGCAAAGTTATGATGTGGAGATCGATTTGAAACTAGAAGGAACGATAATCTCATCCTCCAACACTCTAGATCTTAAGAATCCATACTTCCGATACACGGGTGCTCCGGTCCCGGCACCGCCTGGTTCCAATACTACATCACCTAGTGAAGCTTACTGGGGACAATTGGACGCTCAAGGTGCTCGAAATGCTGTAAATCTTGTAAATGGAATCACCGTGAACGGCCTTGGAGAAGTTGATATGTCCATAATCAACACTAATCTTATGCCAATTGGTAATCAACCAAACATTCATCCTGGACTTATCTCAAGTACTGGAAGGCAGCAATCACAGCAGCAGCAAGTGACGCCAACCCAGCAGCTTGCAATGAACCCAACGATTGCTTGTGCTGCCACTTCGACTCAGAATGTAGCTCAGCAGCAGCTGATTGGAGGTGCTATCTCGCCATCTCTGTTTACGACACCGACCCAGCAAATAATTAACAGTCATCATGCGCAACCGATTCATGGTAACCAGTTTTACTAG
- the LOC129779239 gene encoding uncharacterized protein LOC129779239 isoform X2, translating into MTQRWNSEQNEHFVELYKEQTILWNCMDPNYKNRDLRKASLEYIRSEVGLSDTKEVTKKIKNLRSTYNQEKLKIEKSKRSGCGTDEIYKPSVQWFDAMDYIMNIIHLKEKQTISNLEPFHASTSGSDFAEEITIIDEEYLDATDENNADEILPKKPSNRRSKKKLSTEQSTIQAAVNELKELNNNLTVSASSMGEPEDECEAIGRHVIMQLRQYRKNALCVSRMQYTYSDHEYTETSQATVGFPPRSP; encoded by the exons atgacgcaaagaTGGAATTCGGAACAAAATGAACACTTTGTGGAATTATATAAAGAACAAACCATTTTGTGGAACTGTATGGATCCCAATTATAAAAACAGAGATTTGCGTAAAGCCTCGCTTGAATACATTCGTTCAGAAGTGGGGTTATCGGATACGAAAgaagttacaaaaaaaataaaaaatttacgtTCTACATACAACCAggagaaattaaaaattgagaaaagcaAACGAAGCGGATGTGGTACTGATGAGATATATAAACCTTCCGTCCAATGGTTCGATGCCATGGATTACATCATGAATATTATTCATCTGaaggaaaaacaaacaataagtaaTCTA gaACCATTTCATGCATCAACATCTGGGAGCGATTTTGCTGAAGAAATTACAATAATCGATGAGGAGTACCTCGATGCTACTGATGAAAACAACGCTGATGAAATCCTACCAAAGAAGCCATCGAACAGAAGATCGAAGAAGAAATTGTCAACTGAGCAGTCTACAATACAAGCGGCCGTGAATGAACTGAAGGAACTGAATAATAATTTAACAGTGTCTGCCTCGAGTATGGGAGAACCAGAAGATGAATGTGAGGCAATTGGAAGACATGTTATAATGCAGCTCAGACA ATACCGTAAGAATGCCCTCTGCGTCAGTAGAATGCAATACACATATTCTGATCACGAATATACTGAAACATCACAGGCGACTGTAGGTTTTCCACCAAGATCACCCTAA
- the LOC129779239 gene encoding uncharacterized protein LOC129779239 isoform X1 — protein sequence MTQRWNSEQNEHFVELYKEQTILWNCMDPNYKNRDLRKASLEYIRSEVGLSDTKEVTKKIKNLRSTYNQEKLKIEKSKRSGCGTDEIYKPSVQWFDAMDYIMNIIHLKEKQTISNLEPFHASTSGSDFAEEITIIDEEYLDATDENNADEILPKKPSNRRSKKKLSTEQSTIQAAVNELKELNNNLTVSASSMGEPEDECEAIGRHVIMQLRQLSPIDRIDATDEIHAILSRYRKNALCVSRMQYTYSDHEYTETSQATVGFPPRSP from the exons atgacgcaaagaTGGAATTCGGAACAAAATGAACACTTTGTGGAATTATATAAAGAACAAACCATTTTGTGGAACTGTATGGATCCCAATTATAAAAACAGAGATTTGCGTAAAGCCTCGCTTGAATACATTCGTTCAGAAGTGGGGTTATCGGATACGAAAgaagttacaaaaaaaataaaaaatttacgtTCTACATACAACCAggagaaattaaaaattgagaaaagcaAACGAAGCGGATGTGGTACTGATGAGATATATAAACCTTCCGTCCAATGGTTCGATGCCATGGATTACATCATGAATATTATTCATCTGaaggaaaaacaaacaataagtaaTCTA gaACCATTTCATGCATCAACATCTGGGAGCGATTTTGCTGAAGAAATTACAATAATCGATGAGGAGTACCTCGATGCTACTGATGAAAACAACGCTGATGAAATCCTACCAAAGAAGCCATCGAACAGAAGATCGAAGAAGAAATTGTCAACTGAGCAGTCTACAATACAAGCGGCCGTGAATGAACTGAAGGAACTGAATAATAATTTAACAGTGTCTGCCTCGAGTATGGGAGAACCAGAAGATGAATGTGAGGCAATTGGAAGACATGTTATAATGCAGCTCAGACAGTTATCCCCAATTGATAGAATTGATGCGACAGatgaaatacatgcaattctttCTAGATACCGTAAGAATGCCCTCTGCGTCAGTAGAATGCAATACACATATTCTGATCACGAATATACTGAAACATCACAGGCGACTGTAGGTTTTCCACCAAGATCACCCTAA
- the LOC129777702 gene encoding zinc finger protein ZFP2-like, which translates to MFQICCRLCLEQVHLNKMQSLYGRYEDFTIRDKIYELFHIKFSDTEKLSSICDECMKKIRMVDNIRNSFLEADRKFQLLLTENLEEESCCKVETDENHVDTQDNTCFKSTTERAGSIVPDCTDESNSGQKQSVMVQGQNSTNHNFEQPPTAQHVEMFSNEHESDALIETLETPSEDLSDSEVTVYEEEMLSELSTTYEKENRIDNYDESDNLIYTSDQSCDVIELEESKFVELMNDEAIFDKTVETDNNQTAFLEAEQGETVSSEHQCNLCNETFDDSDNLIHHQNSVHQNAESHSCKQCFQLFESNNELKMHDCIEKSHIYRCLFCSECFGTVKDLRSHTQSSHGSYTNGNVTIRKTDLYRCALCTDVFRNNKELIEHGHSTHPDGFILHRCERCDKTFGNIKILQAHLTAHEKNYECSYCGKVCPNSVSLAGHENTHTKEQPFQCTQCGRSFAQYTSMRRHMKIHYNEKAYQCEFCPKRFRQRSVMLTHKRIHTGEKPFSCVICSRTFRDHSTLAKHKKVHEKHDKREK; encoded by the exons atgtttcaaatatgctGTCGGTTATGTTTAGAACAGGTTCATTTAAACAAAATGCAGTCTTTATACGGACGATACGAAGATTTCACAATCCGTGACAAAATATATGAATTATTTCATATAAAA TTCTCGGATACGGAGAAACTTTCCTCTATTTGCGACGAATGTATGAAGAAAATCCGGATGGTTGACAACATTCGTAATTCCTTCCTTGAGGCAGACCGAAAATTTCAACTATTGTTAACAGA AAATTTAGAGGAGGAATCGTGTTGTAAAGTGGAAACGGATGAAAATCACGTCGATACCCAAGATAATACTTGTTTCAAAAGTACAACTGAAAGAGCGGGAAGTATAGTCCCAGATTGTACTGATGAATCAAATTCTGGTCAAAAACAATCTGTGATGGTTCAGGGTCAAAATTCAACAAATCACAATTTTGAGCAGCCACCAACAGCACAACATGTTGAAATGTTTTCAAATGAACATGAGTCCGATGCATTGATAGAAACTTTAGAAACCCCCAGCGAAGATTTATCGGACTCAGAAGTGACTGTTTATGAGGAGGAAATGCTTTCTGAACTTTCGACTACTTACGAAAAGGAAAATAGGATTGATAATTATGATGAATCTGATAATCTTATCTATACATCAGATCAAAGTTGCGATGTAATTGAACTGGAAGAATCAAAGTTTGTAGAGTTAATGAACGACGAAGCGATCTTTGATAAAACAGTGGAAACTGACAATAACCAGACCGCATTTTTAGAGGCTGAACAAGGGGAGACCGTTTCAAGTGAACATCAATGCAATTTATGTAACGAAACGTTCGACGACAGCGACAAtcttattcatcatcaaaacaGTGTACACCAAAATGCTGAATCTCATTCATGCAAACAATGCTTTCAGCTTTTCGaatcaaacaatgaattgaaaatgcATGACTGCATTGAAAAATCTCATATTTaccgatgtttattttgttccgAATGCTTTGGAACCGTTAAAGATCTGCGTAGCCATACACAAAGTTCTCACGGAAGTTATACTAATGGTAATGTCACGATACGAAAAACAGATCTTTATAGGTGCGCACTTTGTACGGATGTTTTTCGAAACAACAAAGAGCTCATAGAACATGGACACTCGACACATCCAGATGGTTTCATTCTCCATCGATGCGAACGATGCGACAAGACATTTGGTAACATTAAAATTTTGCAGGCACATTTGACAGCCCACGAAAAGAACTACGAGTGCAGTTATTGTGGGAAAGTGTGCCCAAACAGTGTCTCTTTGGCTGGCCACGAAAATACTCATACGAAGGAACAACCGTTCCAGTGCACCCAATGCGGTCGCAGTTTTGCCCAATACACCAGTATGCGTAGGCACATGAAAATACATTACAATGAGAAAGCCTACCAATGCGAGTTTTGCCCAAAAAGATTCCGGCAACGATCTGTTATGCTCACTCACAAAAGGATACACACGGGAGAGAAGCCCTTCTCATGTGTCATTTGTAGTAGGACATTTCGAGATCACAGCACGTTGGCCAAACATAAGAAGGTTCACGAAAAACATGATAAGCGTGAGAAGTAG